The DNA window ATATCAGCTGGTTTTCTTACacacagggccagctctcctgtgtggCTGCCGTAAAGTACGTACCCTTTGCGGGCTGGAGATGGCTGAGTTAAGGAGCACTGCTGCACAGGCATGAGGGCACTGGCAGTCCCAGCACCATGTAAAAAGCGGGGTGTgggagccctgggttctatctctCAGCACCGAGTTTGTAgccaggtggatccctggagctcatttGCCAGTTAGCCTAGACTAAGTGGTGGgctccaggtcccagtgagagatcctgtccccCAAAACAAGATGGGTGGCTCTGGAGGAATGACACCTAtacttgacctctgaccccacaTTCATGTACGAACATGCACatcacctgaacacacacacacacaaataagtatttTTCAGAACCTGAAGGACATATGTACACTTGTGTGAATGCAATAGGACCCATAGTTTCGTACAACTCATATACACTAGCCTaaacaaggaagagaaagaaactcgGAAAGGCAAAAGGCCCAACTCCACATGGCCCGCCAGGTCACGTGACCAGCCCTGAGCCCTCTGAGCGAGGAGTCCTGAGCTCTCACCTGCCTGAAGTACACCATCCAGTCAGGCTCAGACTGAGCAGCCAGGTCATAGGGCGTGGTTAGGTAGACCAGATGAAGAAGGCTCTCCAGTACAAGCCCTTCCAGACCTTTCTTCAAGTCTCTGTACAGAGTGTCACAATAGGCCACATCAATGGCTCCTGAAGAAATACAAAACCACAGGGCACACTCTCAGCCATGTGTGCCATGCATGTCTGTCCCAGCCACAACCACACAGCAAGCCTGGGGCCAGACTGACTTGTGGGACGACACCCAGTACCCAAGCCCAGCTGGGATTAGGTTGAATTTGAGAAGCAGATCTAACCTCTCAGAGCTTTAGTTTCCTCAGCATTAAGAGACAATAAAGCATGACTGAGTCACAAATAAGAAAACCCACTGTGAAGATAATTCCAATACAAATAACATGAGTGTATGTGAAGTATACAAAGATATTATAATATTGGTGTGTTTGCACCTGCGGTATGATAATACAATAAAACCCAACACTTTCTACAACTGAGGATTAACAAAGACTTGTTTGCTATTCTTGTAACCCTTTCTACAACTGAGGATTAACAAAGACTTGCTTGCTATTCTTGTTTGCTGAGGAGTTCAGTGAAGGCTGCATGCACGCTAGGTGTGCTACACCTGAATATAGTTCAGTCCTAAATTAAACCCCACCAGGAAATCCTCAAATTCTCTTATTTCTAATAGTTTTGGAGGTTATTTTAGACAGTTCTGATACAACTACTCTATTTTTTGGTAAtctggtaaaaaaacaaaacaaaacatttcaacgTGTACTCAAAATAAATTGAGACACTCTGTTTTTAAGTCTTGTGTCTATTCATAATCAGAAAAATCACAAGCACTGCAAATGTTCATAAATAAAAAGATGGTTAAATAATGTATGTTCCAGCCCTATTATGGATGAGTATAGCATGAAGGAACATGGGTCTGGACTCTTAGTGTGAGCCCACAGATGAGCTCGGTCAGATGTGGGTCTGGTTTCTTAGTGCGAGCCCGCAGATGAGCCCACAGATGAGCTCGGTCAGCtgctaggaggctgaggcaggaggactgcacagtcaaagtcagcctggactacagcaGACCGGCTAGCTTGGTCAACTAAGTGAAACTCAGGTTCAAGAataaagagagggggggggaaagaataaagagaactggggatgcagctcaggggCACTGCGCCCGTCTAACGAGTGTGAGACCCTGGGTCTGTGGTATTTTATACATGAGCATGAGTCCATTCAGAAGGGAATAATGGACATAAATACAGTCAGGTGCCACCGGCCAGGGACACGCTCCCTTGTGTAAACTCCGCCATTTGATGATTTGATCCTTAAGAGCCACTGTGAGGTACATAGTCAGCATGGCCTGCTGTGTTATGAGGTGGGAACACTGGGGGTTCCCGAGGAGTAGACTGGGACAGGTGTGTGGACTTCTGCTAACACAGtcctgagtctgtgtgtgtgtgtgtgtgtgtgtgctcacgtgcATGGGTGTGCAGGAGCATGTCACTCCCCACATTACTCTTTGGCTGAACCAAGAACTCACTATTTGGCTAGGCCAGTCAGTTAGCCAGTGATCACCACGGGCCCAgctgcctccatcttcctcctgctGGGATGGCCGACACATGCTGCCACGCTCAGCCATGCCTGGCAtcttacatgggtactgggagcCTGAACTCAGGTTGGTCTTTATGATTTTACTGATTGACTTTACTGAATGAGACACTTCCCTAACCtacggtttgtttgttttttttttttaagagcagatATTTTTCAATGAGTAAATTACTCATTAAGAAATTAATCCCCCTCCTGgataaccaaggctacacagaaaaaccctgtcttaaaaaaagcaaaattaaaaaaaaaaaaaaagcaaaattaattaattctctGTTCAGATACAATCTATAGATTAAGCAAGAAGCAAATCCCAGAAATACTTACAACAGTAAgtatttgtttaaaacaaaatttgaatcTGTCTACAGCATGGCCTGCGAGTTGAAGTGAAACCCACAGACAGGCTTTACTCCAGGTGAGCCATTAAGCTGTGGATGAGCTCTGTGCTGCTGAGGGTGGcagcaggaaggggaaggaggcaaGGCCAGCTTTCCTCTACCTGGGCAATTGCTTACAATTCTAAGTATTTTCAACTTCTGAAAGCTGAAATAGCTCATAAGAGTAACGCTTCTAATATGAAATCACAAATccaatttaaaggaagaaaataacttaACTTCTAGTGTTTCCAATACATCCCCTTAGAGAATACTGAGATTTAGGCAAACTTACCCTTAAAAGAAGCTTGGCCCAGTTTTGTGATCCGGAAGTGACACTCTGAGCCCTCACTGTCACCACGGCCGTCTTTCTGTAGAAGTCCTTTCTCTGCCAGGTGCTCAAGAGCATCAACAGTTATTTCCCAGAgagttttttctttcaataaaatcTTTTGCTGAACACCAAAAAATGTACCATTCATAAACTGATATATGTCACCAAGACTTGCTGCAATCTGGAAGAATTCAGGACATCACTGGGACTTAGTTCATCACTTAGTTCAAGGAACAAGATGATTCAAGTTCATATTTTAAAGCTATTTGAAGAAAAAATTAGCACAAAATctacagaattaaaaattaacaggAAAAACAACTGAAGGAAAAGACAGTTACCATGTTCATGCTTTTTATACACATTTTCCagtataataattttttaaaagattttattattattgctattattatgttttgctttgttttgagacagcttctctgtgtagccctggctgtcctagaactcactctgtagaccaggctggcctcgaactcagagatccacctgcctctgcctcctgagtgctgggactgaagatgtgcgccaccaccctGGCTTCTCTTCATTTTCAGTTGCACGCCTGTGTGGTGAGGCGCATGCACATCAGGGCAGGTGCTGTGGACAGCCGAGGTGTtggattcctggagctggagttatgggtggttataAACCACCTGATGTGGGATCTGGGAACCCAAagtgggtcctttgcaagaatagCACTAGGTCTTATCTCCTGAgccatcctccctccccaaaatgctgtttggtttttatattattCTCAAAGCTGTGCTCAGAGTCTCCCCAATTCCATTCAGACTTCTTCTGGAATCCTCTTCACCTGCTTCTACATACCCATGGAGGCATGCTTTAGCTCTAAAAACCACGTTAAACATAAACAAGAAACATGGAAAACCCAGCTGAGGGGACCCAGTGTGCAGGCAGCAGGCAAGGAGGCGTTTGGCAGAAGAAGGGTTTGCTATCCATTGCTCAGTCTCTGCCCTCTGGgccccactctgcttcctgtccttcacacctcctccccacctcacctcctccccacctcctctcctccccaccccacgcAAAGGACAGCAGTGATCCTAATGCCTGGCACTTGGTATTCAGATGTAAAACACTCAGGATTAGAACTCACTTTTATTAGCCAATTTCTCCAAAATCAGCATGCTATATTAAAAAAAGGACGGATCAATAGCTCTCTCTTACAATTCTGATGATACTTCGACGGGAATATTTAAGTAGTCATTTTATATTAAACCAATATAATGCTCCATAATAAAGTATTATGGAGCAGTCATTTTTGTAttgcttctccctttccttttattAACAATCATTCTTAATACTCAAGCTCAAAGGCACTTATATTTTTGAGCTGATGTTCAGTTTGTGGATCATTAAAGTATTCCAGCCTCCGTGGGGATTTGAATGAGGTGTTCCCCAGCCATGCAGGGTCCAGCCTGCCGACTACTACCCATGTCACAGCCCTTCTCCAGCATTACAAGGTCCAGCCTGCCTACTACTATCCATGTCACAGCCTTCTCCAGCTGGTGCACCATGTCCCATTAAGctttttttcttgtgttctaCTCTAAATACCTAGTGTGGCTTATCTCCTTCCGTATCTAATCCGTGTCTCTCCTTCAACCTCAGTgcgtttattttcttctttagactTCCATGGCTCTAGTGTGTCAGTTAACACTGTAAGGATTATAACCATCCGTCTGTAAGGTACTAAAACTTGTGATATCTCTGTTTCAGTTTTGTCTCAAATTTTACTTCCATGTTCATACTAATGAGGACAAGTCATATGACAAGCTTGTAGTTTTGCAGTTAGAAAAAAGCGAAATTCAAACTGGCTTTTACCacttttttgtgttgttgttgttgttgtgactAACTGTACTTTGGGCACAAGGATACagtttaacttaaaaataagtcTAAAAGAGATTAatgaataactatttttaaaaaatctttttttttttttttttttgagacagggtttctctgtgtagccctggctgtcctggagctcactctgtagaccaggctggcctcgaactcagaaatctgcctgcctctgcctcccaagtgctaggattaaaggtgtgtgccattaccaCTCAGCTCATTAGTCTTCATATTTGATCTCTAAGATTCCGTTTTCATGTTAGTAAACCCGTCAGAAGTTGAAAATATTGtaagtgaaaacacacacactatacccAGCCTACAGGGCCTCAATGTACCCACTACACCCAGCGTACAGAGCCTCACAGTTTGGTAACCTTCTCCTCCGTAGCACATTGGCTGCTCTGCTGCCCTTCATGTGTGCAGAGCTGGGGCTTGCTACGGCTGCCCAGCGCTGAGGTGGCGGGATTGTACGTACGATGGCAGGCACACCTCCCTTCTTGTGTGGGCAGAGGTGACAGGCTGCTGAGCGTCTGCATCCCTGTCTCATGGTTTCCACAGCACTGTCTCCTGTAAACTTACTTCACGTAGGTATCATTATTATCtgatttcttccatttcctctacTGAAGAGTTAGAAAGACCCAGATTcagagtctttttaaaaaataatttatttttattttaagtacactagtgttttgcctgcatatgtatctgtgtgagggtgttagatcccctggaagtgggttacagacagttgtgagctgacagatgggtgctgggaattgaacccaggccctcgagaagaacagccagtgtacTCTTAtttgctgagcaatctctccagttccaagatttagatttttttttttaatgtcaaagaCTGTTCTTTTTCATATTACATTAGAAgttatcatttttttcattttataatttgcctgaatttttaaaaatctctactgTCTCAGGTAATACTCATCATAtttaagaaaatctttaaaaaaaaataccttcagaCCAATTAAGGAGAGAAACAAACTCTGGATTCCCTTGGTGAATTCCTCAACAAGATGGCTGTAGCAGGTTTCCAGTGGTCCATTTATTAGTTCCAGGACCTATAAAAGTTAAAGCAGTATTATGTTTGTGTTGTTACTTAATCTAGACAGTGTTCTACATAAAGACCTCATACTTTGTAAGATTTCTAGAAGCCCCAAACTCctccaaagccaaaacaaaaccaaatcacaaAAACCCAAAGGAGCAAGAATTAACagatgttcttctttttttttttttttttNNNNNNNNNNNNNNNNNNNNNNNNNNNNNNNNNNNNNNNNNNNNNNNNNNNNNNNNNNNNtggttttttgagacagggtttctctgtatagccctggctgtcctggaactcactttgtagaccaggctggcctcgaactcagaaatcagcctgcttctgcccaccccccccccccccccccccgtgctgggactaaaggcgtgcgccaccacacccagcaagaatTAACAGATGTTCTATGACATCGTTACAGAACGATGTCTGAAATATGAAAGTATTTGAACCGCTCTTCCTGAGTCTTCCTCAGCCAGGACGACGCATCGCATCAATCGCTGAAGGAACCCTGGCAGTTAGATTTGAAGGGGTGGAGCCTCACGTGAGAGTGGTCCAGCCGAGCCCCACCTGCTGCTTGTCCTTCTCTTGCAGCAGAAGGATGCTCTCCCCGGCAGTGTCTATCCCAGCGCGGCCTGCCCTGCCAATCATCTGCTTGTACTGATTCCTCTTTAAGAACGTGTTAGCCACGTAGGGAGCTCTTAAGATGACTCTGCAGAAGGGATAAAATTAAAGTGATCCTCTACATCAGCAACTACTTTTTAAACCCAATTCCATTTTACTGGTTTTATTAAGTGTAATGACACGTTGACTTTAAGTAAAACTGCACCTACCCTGGATCTTTGATGTCCTAGGTCCTTACATATATTACCTGTAATTCTTATAAAATGCTTAGCAATATCCTCGTTTTCCTTTCTTATGAAGAAATGGCTGAAGTTCAGTTGTGGCTTCCCTTAAACAGCAGATGAGGAAACGCGGAGCCTCCGCGGCTGAGAGGCTTGGGATTGGTCTATAGCAGTGCTCTCCACAGCATCTTGATTTAATACCccggataataataataacaccgAGAGATCTGGCCTTGTACCACCACCTCCATGAGCTTCTGTATGCTACCAATTTATGAACTGATATTATCTTTAACTATAAGGCACTGCAGATTTCAACTGGCTTTAGTCTACAAAAACATCAATTTCAATTCTGCTCAGATATAAACAAATCTGTAGTCGGATTTCCTCTTCAAGGGCAACTGAAGAATCTATCATTTGCCTACATTATCAActtctttatttataaatctCTACAGCCTATGTAGATTGGTGAaagcttaaagaaaacaaaatggtggAAAAGtaagagaacacagaaaaatgGCTGCATACAACAAATACAGTAAAGGATTTGGGAAAATTGTAAACAGTATCCACAGAAAATTCCAGAGGGAATCACATCCACTGTTTTCAAGCAGATGTCTATAAGAAGTATAACAGAattcttgaaaatttaaaatgcatttaaaatctAAAGATGTAATGAATAAACATAACAGAACAGTAAAAAGCTAGTTTGTTCTGTCCTGACGTGTACTGTTGCCATTGTATTCATCCCATGTCCGTTTACCCCATCTCACTTCGCTAACCTTCTACTTCTgggtctttaaaagaaaacaggtttgggtgtgtgtgcttgggtTTGAACCTAGGACTTTCTAggtgttaggcaagcactctgcacTATACTGTCTTCTAGTCCACTAAAAACTTGAATTTTATATGGAAGgtaaaattggagaaaaaaagtTGATAAGCTGTAACCACACGTCTTTATCTCAGGCCAGCCTAAGTCataagagaagagactgaagctCATGGAGAGATGGAATACAGAAACGACCAGCAACAGctctaagacaaaaaaaatgaagctcaagaggGAGCCTCCCACCAAGTGCCACGCCCTAACAAAAGACACGTGAACTGGTATTGCAgggattatattatattataattatattttgttgcAGGGAGCCCAGCAGGCTGGGCTCCAACTTGGCTTTGAAACTCATTTATTTGATGAGACATTCAAcaagctatctatctatctatctatctatcgatcgatcgatcgattgATCTAtctaggtttttttgagacaaggtttctctgtgcagccttggctgtcctggaactttccctgcagaccaggctggccttgaacccaaagatctgcctgtctctgcatcctgagtgctggggaagTTCATTATTTTACAGATTTCAATTGCATAAAATATTGGTCATAAATCGTGAGGACTGACTAAATGAATGCACATTAATCAGTTAGGTGCCAGGTGTGGGAGCTGGTAACgtggggacaggagggaaggaCACACTGACCATAATAAGCGCTATTACTCAGCACGAGGAAAATGGAAGGGTACAGAGGAAAGTGCAAAGCTGCAGGAGGGGCTGGCTCAGTGGCACGGCACCAGCCTCCAGGGCTGACAGCCTGACtctatccccaggacccacaaggtggaCAGAGAAACCCAACAGACTCCTGGACCCCGAAGCTCACTCCGACCTCCACAGTCACACTGTGACATGCACGCTCATCTACCCATCGCTCTGAATATAAAAAGAGAgctctgggagagcagagaaCTATAGGCCTGCCCAGACACAAAGCTGGTTCCATGCTGGGAATGGTGGTGCAGGCTCCAGCAcgtggaggcaggggcaggggaccTCAGTTTTAAAGgcaggcctacatagtgagttccagaccagccacggctacacagtgTGACCCTATCTGTAACTAGATAAATATACATGAATGTGGAGGGGGGACAGCATAATTAACGACTATGACACTGACTGTATATCCAGCAGAAAAACATTCTATTTAATGTTCATAAACATTTTGTGAACATAAATTATCTACTAGAGCTCCCCTCCTCCAAAGTAATAAGTTATAAAAAGAAGTCAATTATACAGTTTTCCACTGTTTGGTAATATCTGAAAAGGTGACGGAGGGTCTGACCTTAAAGAGTTTGTGGTGGTTGGatatggggagtggcactattaggaggtgtggccgtgTGGGAGGAAGTCCACCACTGTGGGCTGGACTTTGCTGTCTCCTAGaattcaagctctgcccagtgtggaagaggctcctcctggctgccttcggaTCTAGATGTAGATCTTGCCTGCAGGCGGCCATggtcccaccatgatgataatgaactgagcctctgaaacagaaagccagccccaactaaaggttgtccttcataagagttgccttggtcatggtgtctgttcacagcaggaaaccTGAGACAAAGCTATTCCGTTCATGCCAGGTGGCAGTGATGCAGGCCTTTTCGAGCACTTGCCACCACTtgtgagggagaggcagaggcagaggcagaggcagaggcagaggcagaggcagaggcagaggcagaggcagaggcaggtgaatctctaagttccaggctagcctgggctacagaatgagtttcagaacagccagaattacacaaagaaaccctgtcacaaacacacaaacacgcacacacacacatgcattcagatAGCGTTAATCACCCCATTCCCTGTGAATTGAACACAGGTCAAACAAGGTTCTAGCCACTGAACTCCACCTCTGACTGGCTTTCCAAATCAGTTCACTAACATTTCAAGGAGATCAACTAAATGAACTCTCTAGGTCTTGTCAAACCTTCCCAGAAGTAGATTCAGATTGGATACCCCAGGAGTCgtgcctctaattccagctctaggaagggggctgaggcaggattcCCTCCAGTTGGACCCCATCCCACAGGGTGAAGACACAGATAACCAAACTCAGAGGAGAGAGGGCACAAGGGGAAGGGACCTAGTGCCAGGAAAAGTGGTTTTTCATTAAGACAGTAAAGGAAACAAACCTACCAACTCAGCAGAGGAAAGCTTACCTCCGTGCGGGCAGATTGACCCCTGCTGCCAGGGTGGACGTGCACGTCAAGAGACAGAGCACGCCTGTGGAGTAAGCCTCTTCCAGAAGCTTCCGCTCATCACTAGTTAAACCGCTGTGGTGATAGGCAATGCCAAAAGGGACGGTGCGCTTCAGGACAGGACACACTTTACCATGGCCAACATTCCTCAAGCTTTTCATCACTTcgcatttttctttctctctgtggttTAGATAGTCCCTAGAAAAAAAGATCCATCAGCCTGGGACTGGAGGGacatctcagcagttaagaacactgactgcttttccagaggatgggggttcagttcccagcacgcacatggcacctcacaaccagtttcaggggatccgatgcctttTAGTGATCTCTGAAGGCATCAGGCATGTACATGGTCGGTGTGCGCATGTCTTGGATTATAGTTGGAAGTGCTTACCATTTTCCTTTAATACATCATGTTTACATCCTTTTTAGTTATATATTACTTCTATCAGTATAAGTACATAAAATGTTCTTCGTGTGTATTTTGTatggacatgcatgtgtgtgcatctgtgactGGGTATAGATGTGTCTGCACAAAGGCCGACATCAGGTGGTTTTCTcatctctcactaaacctggaattCACTACTTAGCAAGACTAGCTAGCCAGTGAGCTGTAAGGGGCCTCCTTGTGCCTCCCCAGTATTGCATTTCAGGCGAGTGTCATCATGTCTGGCTTTCACACCgatgctagggatccaaacttggCTTCTctgactgagccttctccccagccccattaCTTCATTAACCATTAGAAACACGCTCCCAGTCTTTTAGTGGATCATAGAacctcacaaaaataaaacaaaggaaaagtccAGCTATTCATATAAACACAACACTTCAGAAACAATTTCAGAAGCTTCATGGACTTCCTGAGTTTGGTTGCTAACTTCGTATGATATCAGGTTAGATCCTGCTCTAGATATT is part of the Mus pahari chromosome 13, PAHARI_EIJ_v1.1, whole genome shotgun sequence genome and encodes:
- the Helq gene encoding helicase POLQ-like isoform X3 is translated as MTFSRLLSYKYSDALKKMDPDRLVALVTEVIPNYSCLVFCPSKKNCENVAEMLCKFLSKDYLNHREKEKCEVMKSLRNVGHGKVCPVLKRTVPFGIAYHHSGLTSDERKLLEEAYSTGVLCLLTCTSTLAAGVNLPARRVILRAPYVANTFLKRNQYKQMIGRAGRAGIDTAGESILLLQEKDKQQVLELINGPLETCYSHLVEEFTKGIQSLFLSLIGLKIAASLGDIYQFMNGTFFGVQQKILLKEKTLWEITVDALEHLAEKGLLQKDGRGDSEGSECHFRITKLGQASFKGAIDVAYCDTLYRDLKKGLEGLVLESLLHLVYLTTPYDLAAQSEPDWMVYFRQFGQLSPAEQNVAALLGVSESFIGKKASGQAVRKKVDKNVVSRLYLSFVLYSLLKETNVWSVSEKFNLPRGYIQNLLTGAASFSSCVLHFCEELEEFWVYKALLVELTKKLMYCVKAELIPLMEVTGVLEGRAKQLYSAGYRSVMHLANANPEVLVKTIDHLSRRQAQQIVSSAKMLLHEKAEALQEEAEELLRLPADLPGLGGPTSERAGSHAGDATLS